One Alphaproteobacteria bacterium LSUCC0396 genomic region harbors:
- a CDS encoding DMT family transporter: MKMITDRISTPYFALAVLALAMGIIPLNDALFKLMSGDVSLGQLVALRAGMALVALGLFSHSIGAMLALPAKVFWLFFGRGMCLVLAMVLFFVSLGTLPLANVIAIFFVSPMIITILSVPFLGEKIGFHRLAAVSAGMAGVLFIIRPGGVQFQVETLFVVMSAFSYAAFQIWTRRLKAVGNLAGMIGTQHICYLVVGLGFMGVNMIWPVDNSGNPTVDFLLRAPSMMSATHMGYLVICSFSVLLLSFASSNAYRSVEASVIAPFEYVAIPLGVVWGILIWDEWPDQMVMIGILLILAGGLYTLYRENVQSVDVITSSPMPATAAIAQPPEDELPQTADDRQNLDKNPDR, translated from the coding sequence ATGAAGATGATCACTGATCGTATCTCGACGCCCTATTTTGCGCTGGCTGTGCTGGCTTTGGCGATGGGGATCATCCCGCTAAATGACGCGTTGTTCAAATTAATGAGCGGTGATGTGTCGCTTGGTCAATTGGTCGCTTTGCGTGCCGGAATGGCGCTGGTGGCGCTTGGGTTATTTAGCCATAGCATAGGTGCGATGCTGGCCCTTCCGGCCAAGGTTTTTTGGCTGTTTTTTGGGCGCGGTATGTGTCTTGTGCTGGCCATGGTGTTATTTTTTGTCTCGCTTGGCACGTTGCCACTGGCCAATGTGATTGCGATCTTCTTTGTCTCACCAATGATCATCACAATCCTGTCCGTGCCGTTTTTAGGTGAAAAAATCGGCTTTCATCGGTTGGCGGCGGTATCGGCTGGCATGGCTGGGGTTTTATTCATTATCCGGCCGGGTGGGGTGCAGTTTCAGGTTGAGACATTGTTCGTTGTAATGTCGGCCTTTAGCTATGCCGCGTTTCAGATATGGACACGACGGCTAAAGGCAGTCGGCAATCTGGCAGGGATGATTGGCACTCAGCATATTTGCTATCTTGTGGTCGGGCTCGGCTTTATGGGTGTGAACATGATCTGGCCGGTTGATAACTCGGGAAACCCAACGGTTGATTTTCTTTTGCGCGCTCCGTCAATGATGTCGGCAACGCACATGGGCTATCTTGTCATTTGCAGCTTTTCGGTTCTGTTATTGTCCTTTGCGTCGTCAAACGCCTACCGATCGGTCGAGGCGTCGGTGATTGCGCCATTTGAATATGTGGCGATACCGCTTGGTGTAGTTTGGGGCATTCTGATTTGGGATGAATGGCCTGATCAGATGGTGATGATCGGTATCTTGCTGATTCTGGCAGGCGGCCTTTACACGCTTTACCGCGAAAATGTCCAATCGGTTGACGTCATCACCTCAAGCCCGATGCCAGCGACCGCGGCCATAGCCCAGCCGCCAGAAGATGAACTTCCCCAAACCGCTGATGACCGGCAGAATCTTGACAAAAATCCCGACAGGTGA
- a CDS encoding ABC transporter permease, whose protein sequence is MADSQTVQLEPITAADGTPLKKKLAQALFRSRVRAVSLVLPLFAFVMASFVIPIIALMWQGVYNDTFSSYTPNLTAQLKLWDGMSDPDEAMYAALVTDLETARAERTIGRIATRVNQEYPGTRSLFTSTARKAKKLEAPFKDSVIKTNKKWDNIEVWRAMKITSQDLTPGFYATALDGRYTVDQGFISQDENRQIYVQLFWRTMMISGTVMGLCLLLGYPVAYLLATLPLRTSNLLMIMVLLPFWTSLLVRTTAWIALLQSQGVINDLLVYVGITADDARFSLIYNMTGTIVAMTHILLPFMILPLYSVMKTIPPSYMRAARSLGATPTKAFIKVYMPQTIPGIGAGGLLVFILAIGYYITPALVGGQDGQLISNMIAYHMQKSLNWSLAAALGGILLAGVLLLYWAYDRVIGIDNMKLG, encoded by the coding sequence ATGGCAGATAGTCAAACAGTCCAGCTTGAGCCAATTACGGCCGCAGATGGAACGCCGCTGAAGAAAAAGCTGGCGCAGGCGCTATTCCGCAGTCGGGTGCGCGCTGTTTCTCTTGTGTTGCCGTTATTTGCCTTTGTGATGGCCAGTTTTGTGATTCCGATTATCGCGTTGATGTGGCAAGGGGTCTATAACGACACATTTTCATCCTACACGCCAAATTTAACAGCGCAGTTAAAGCTCTGGGATGGTATGTCCGATCCTGATGAGGCGATGTATGCAGCGCTTGTCACCGATCTGGAAACCGCGCGCGCCGAGCGAACCATTGGCCGGATCGCAACACGGGTCAATCAGGAATATCCCGGAACAAGATCGCTATTTACCAGCACGGCGCGCAAAGCCAAAAAGCTAGAGGCGCCATTCAAAGACAGTGTGATCAAAACCAACAAGAAATGGGATAATATCGAAGTCTGGCGGGCGATGAAAATCACCTCGCAGGATCTAACCCCCGGCTTTTATGCGACCGCGCTAGATGGACGTTATACCGTTGATCAGGGTTTTATCAGCCAAGATGAAAACCGGCAGATTTATGTGCAACTATTCTGGCGCACAATGATGATTTCCGGAACGGTTATGGGCTTGTGTCTTTTGCTTGGGTATCCGGTGGCCTATCTGCTGGCAACTTTGCCGCTACGCACGTCTAATCTGTTGATGATTATGGTGCTGTTACCGTTCTGGACCTCGCTTCTGGTGCGGACAACGGCGTGGATTGCGCTTTTGCAATCACAGGGCGTTATCAATGATTTACTGGTATATGTTGGCATAACTGCCGATGATGCGCGCTTTTCGCTGATCTATAATATGACTGGCACAATCGTTGCGATGACGCATATTCTGCTGCCTTTCATGATCCTGCCGCTTTATTCGGTGATGAAAACAATCCCGCCATCATATATGCGGGCCGCACGTTCGCTTGGGGCGACGCCGACGAAGGCGTTTATCAAGGTCTATATGCCACAGACGATACCGGGCATTGGTGCAGGTGGGTTGCTCGTGTTTATTCTTGCAATCGGCTATTACATCACGCCAGCGCTGGTTGGCGGTCAGGATGGCCAGTTGATCTCGAACATGATCGCCTATCATATGCAGAAATCGCTAAACTGGTCTTTGGCGGCTGCGCTTGGTGGCATATTGTTGGCGGGTGTTCTATTGCTCTATTGGGCTTATGACCGAGTTATCGGTATCGATAATATGAAGCTGGGGTAA
- a CDS encoding DMT family transporter, whose amino-acid sequence MGLFDRFWNSAHTVLTMATLMWAGHAVALRMSVGEISPVLLMQSRWLVAFIILVLVFHHSVRRYLPLVLDNWRWVFGMGGVGLAGFSLLLVYAAQYTTAVNLGIMQGGIPAFVMLFGWLMFQTRIGWLQFFGLCSSLMGILVLVSAGSIATILALQFNIGDLMMVVACFCYGAYTLGLSRRLDMPPVIMLCFFAFCAFFTCSLFSIAEYARGDLVLPGFKGGLLLIYSAVFPTILAQTFFMRGVELTDANRAGLYVNLVPVFAAFLAVMILPERLYLYHLIALAMVLGGIYLAERGKRAN is encoded by the coding sequence TTGGGGCTGTTTGACCGTTTTTGGAACAGCGCCCATACGGTGTTGACGATGGCAACCTTGATGTGGGCAGGCCATGCGGTGGCATTGCGTATGTCGGTGGGCGAGATTTCGCCTGTCCTGCTCATGCAATCGCGCTGGCTTGTCGCTTTTATCATTCTTGTGCTGGTGTTTCACCACAGCGTAAGGCGTTACCTACCGCTGGTTTTAGATAATTGGCGTTGGGTTTTTGGCATGGGCGGTGTTGGCCTTGCCGGGTTTAGCCTGCTGCTTGTTTATGCCGCGCAATATACCACGGCGGTCAATCTTGGCATTATGCAAGGCGGCATTCCGGCCTTTGTTATGCTGTTTGGCTGGTTGATGTTCCAGACGCGGATTGGCTGGCTGCAATTTTTTGGGCTTTGTTCGTCATTAATGGGGATTCTGGTTCTGGTCAGTGCTGGCAGCATTGCAACGATATTGGCGCTGCAGTTCAATATTGGCGATTTGATGATGGTTGTTGCCTGCTTTTGCTATGGTGCCTACACGCTGGGCCTGTCGCGGCGATTGGATATGCCGCCGGTCATTATGTTGTGCTTTTTTGCGTTCTGTGCGTTTTTTACCTGCAGCCTGTTCAGTATTGCCGAATATGCGCGTGGTGATCTGGTTTTGCCCGGCTTTAAGGGCGGGCTGCTACTGATCTATTCGGCGGTTTTTCCAACAATTTTGGCGCAGACATTTTTTATGCGTGGAGTCGAATTGACCGATGCAAACCGCGCTGGATTATACGTTAATTTGGTGCCGGTATTCGCGGCGTTTCTGGCAGTTATGATCTTGCCGGAACGTCTTTACCTTTATCATCTGATAGCTTTGGCGATGGTGCTTGGTGGCATCTATCTTGCCGAGCGTGGTAAGCGGGCAAATTAA
- a CDS encoding aminotransferase, with protein MTHPPPPSDQVIAGNSPASRDIAFHMHPYTNPAVLGDAGPHIMAEGNGVFVIDETGSRFYEGMSGLWCTSLGFSEPELIDAAMAQFKKLPFYHSFAGKTVNPAIDLAEMLIANAPPAGGDSVMSKVFFAASGSEANDTAMKMVWYYNAALGRPEKRKIISRKKGYHGVTMAAASMTALAYAQDGFGLPLDFVKHTTAPDFYNGAAVGESEEDFASRCAADLEELILNEGPDTVGALFAEPVMGAGGVIIPPRTYFEKIRAVLTKYDVLLVADEVICGFGRTGNMWGSQTMDVRPDMLTCAKALSSAYLPISAVMLSEKVYAPIAKQAETLGIFGHGYTYSAHPVCAAVALRAQQLMQERDIVGHVRSIAPQFKARIERLARFDFIGNLRSIGLIGAMEFAADKHSGKKFDPAHKIAAQAVAAIQKHGVILRALPGDIVGFCPPLIISDVEIGDMFDRIEGALDEFGAVAARLG; from the coding sequence ATGACACACCCCCCCCCCCCATCTGATCAGGTGATTGCTGGTAATTCGCCGGCAAGCCGTGACATCGCGTTTCATATGCATCCCTACACTAATCCGGCAGTTCTTGGTGATGCCGGGCCGCATATCATGGCCGAGGGCAATGGGGTTTTTGTTATCGATGAGACTGGAAGCCGATTTTATGAGGGCATGAGTGGGCTGTGGTGCACATCGCTGGGGTTTTCCGAGCCTGAATTGATTGATGCTGCAATGGCGCAGTTTAAAAAGCTGCCATTCTATCACAGCTTTGCCGGTAAAACGGTCAATCCGGCGATTGATCTTGCTGAAATGCTGATTGCCAACGCACCGCCGGCGGGCGGCGACAGCGTGATGAGCAAGGTGTTTTTTGCGGCTTCTGGGTCCGAGGCTAATGATACCGCGATGAAAATGGTCTGGTATTATAACGCAGCGCTTGGGCGGCCGGAAAAGCGCAAGATTATCAGTCGCAAAAAAGGCTATCATGGCGTCACCATGGCGGCGGCAAGCATGACAGCGCTGGCCTATGCGCAGGATGGATTTGGCCTGCCGCTGGATTTTGTCAAACATACCACCGCGCCCGATTTTTATAATGGGGCTGCTGTTGGTGAAAGCGAAGAAGATTTCGCCAGTCGCTGCGCGGCAGATTTGGAAGAGCTTATCCTGAATGAGGGGCCCGATACAGTTGGCGCGTTATTTGCCGAACCGGTGATGGGGGCTGGCGGGGTGATTATTCCGCCGCGAACCTATTTTGAAAAGATCCGTGCAGTTTTAACGAAATATGATGTTCTGCTGGTTGCGGATGAGGTGATTTGCGGCTTTGGGCGTACTGGAAATATGTGGGGGTCGCAAACGATGGATGTGCGCCCCGATATGCTGACCTGCGCCAAGGCGCTGTCATCTGCCTATTTGCCAATTTCGGCGGTGATGCTGTCGGAAAAAGTCTATGCGCCGATCGCCAAACAGGCTGAAACACTGGGTATTTTTGGGCATGGCTACACCTATTCGGCGCATCCAGTCTGTGCAGCGGTGGCACTTCGTGCCCAGCAATTGATGCAGGAACGTGATATTGTTGGTCATGTCCGCAGCATTGCGCCGCAATTCAAAGCTCGGATTGAGCGGCTTGCGCGGTTTGATTTTATTGGCAATCTACGGTCAATCGGTTTGATCGGTGCGATGGAATTTGCCGCCGATAAACATAGCGGTAAAAAATTTGATCCGGCGCATAAGATCGCCGCACAGGCGGTTGCTGCCATTCAAAAACATGGCGTAATTCTTCGCGCGCTACCCGGTGATATTGTCGGTTTTTGCCCACCTTTGATCATTTCAGATGTAGAAATTGGCGATATGTTTGACCGTATTGAGGGGGCACTTGACGAATTTGGCGCCGTCGCCGCAAGGCTAGGCTAG
- a CDS encoding aldehyde dehydrogenase family protein, whose translation MSNIGQNFIAGTWCNGQDNVANINPSDVTDLIGHYAQASRDQLDSALDSAKTAQKKWAATGLEARQTILMNIGNELMERRVELGTLLSREEGKPLAEGVGEIYRAGQFFTYYAAEILRQIGDTADSVRDGIEIDVRREPVGVVAIISPWNFPTATAVWKIAPALAFGNAVIWKPANLVPASAVALTEIIARQDIPHGLFNLVMGAGGSIGQSLIESPAIDAISFTGSLEVGKQIAVAAVGNLTKIQMEMGSKNALAIMDDGDLDIAVATALGGAFGGTGQKCTASSRLVVHDAVHDEFVERLVAAASAMKVGHALADGTQIGPVVSAGQLQENLQWIDVAKQEGGEILCGGEQVSRDDDGYYMTPAVVAGTKNHWRINREEMFAPVAAVIRVGSYDEALEVVNDTDFGLTSGIITRSLARATHFRRNAQTGVVTINLPTAGTDYHVPFGGRGNSSYGPREQGGYAKEFYTIVKTSYIAAGKPE comes from the coding sequence ATGTCGAACATAGGTCAGAATTTTATTGCAGGCACTTGGTGCAATGGGCAAGACAATGTCGCAAATATTAACCCATCTGACGTCACTGATCTGATTGGCCATTATGCGCAGGCAAGCCGTGATCAGTTGGACAGCGCCCTTGATTCGGCAAAAACCGCTCAGAAAAAATGGGCCGCTACCGGTCTTGAGGCACGCCAGACAATATTGATGAATATCGGTAATGAGCTGATGGAGCGCCGCGTTGAGCTTGGCACGCTGCTTAGCCGCGAAGAAGGCAAGCCACTTGCCGAGGGGGTTGGCGAAATCTATCGGGCGGGTCAGTTCTTTACCTATTACGCCGCCGAAATTTTGCGCCAGATCGGCGATACCGCCGACAGCGTACGCGATGGAATCGAAATTGATGTGCGGCGCGAACCTGTGGGTGTGGTCGCTATTATCAGCCCGTGGAATTTCCCGACAGCAACCGCCGTTTGGAAAATTGCGCCGGCTTTGGCCTTTGGCAACGCCGTAATCTGGAAGCCAGCAAATCTGGTACCAGCCTCCGCGGTTGCGTTGACCGAAATTATTGCGCGTCAGGATATCCCGCACGGGTTGTTCAATCTGGTGATGGGCGCCGGTGGCAGCATCGGACAATCACTTATCGAAAGCCCTGCGATTGATGCGATCAGCTTTACCGGTTCGCTGGAAGTTGGCAAACAAATTGCCGTCGCGGCGGTAGGCAATTTGACCAAGATACAGATGGAAATGGGATCAAAAAATGCCCTTGCCATTATGGATGATGGTGATCTTGATATTGCAGTTGCAACCGCGCTTGGCGGCGCATTTGGCGGCACTGGTCAAAAATGCACCGCCTCTTCGCGCCTCGTTGTGCATGATGCCGTTCATGATGAATTTGTCGAACGGCTGGTTGCGGCCGCATCGGCCATGAAGGTTGGTCACGCGCTTGCCGACGGCACCCAGATCGGCCCCGTGGTCAGCGCCGGACAATTACAGGAAAACCTGCAATGGATTGATGTCGCAAAGCAGGAAGGCGGCGAAATTCTGTGTGGCGGCGAGCAGGTTAGCCGTGATGATGATGGCTATTACATGACACCGGCCGTCGTCGCCGGCACAAAAAATCACTGGCGCATAAACCGTGAAGAGATGTTTGCCCCGGTCGCTGCTGTGATCAGGGTCGGGTCGTATGATGAGGCGCTGGAGGTCGTAAACGACACTGATTTTGGCCTGACATCGGGGATCATCACGCGTTCGCTGGCGCGGGCAACGCATTTCCGCCGCAATGCGCAAACTGGCGTTGTCACGATTAACCTGCCAACTGCAGGTACCGATTATCATGTGCCATTCGGCGGACGCGGCAACAGCTCGTACGGCCCGCGCGAACAGGGCGGTTATGCCAAGGAATTTTATACCATTGTAAAGACGAGCTATATTGCCGCTGGCAAGCCGGAATAA
- a CDS encoding aldehyde dehydrogenase family protein, protein MLDKTEFYINGAWMPSLDGRSFPVLNPATEEAFATITIGGAEDAKAAIAAAKAAFPTWSMTSPAERADYLQRLLAVYTSRHAEMGAVISTEMGAPIDMAVSDQAGAGISHLKSFIRALGALEFQRPLRDGVVGQDIAYEAAGVAALITPWNWPMNQVVLKVGAALAAGCTMVLKPSEIAPMSSILFAEMVHEAGLPAGVFNMVNGDGVGVGTILSSHSDIDVVSFTGSTRAGVLISKAAADTVKTVSLELGGKSPNLVFDDCDVEAAVRRGAAFCFNNTGQSCNAATRMLVQRNVYDQAVEFAASEAAATKVDLPSNSGNHIGPLVSEAQFDKVQKLIQSGIDEGARLAAGGVGRPEGMNRGWFVKPTVFADATPEMTIIREEIFGPVLAMMPFDTEEEAIAMANDTPYGLAAYIQTGDMDRARRVAARLRAGMIQVNGASRAAGSPFGGYKQSGVGREGGFWGIEEFLEIKTISGIV, encoded by the coding sequence ATGCTAGATAAAACAGAATTTTATATCAATGGGGCGTGGATGCCATCACTGGATGGGCGCTCTTTCCCTGTCCTTAATCCAGCCACCGAAGAGGCATTTGCCACAATCACCATTGGCGGCGCCGAAGATGCCAAAGCGGCGATTGCTGCCGCCAAGGCAGCCTTTCCAACATGGTCGATGACCAGTCCTGCGGAACGTGCAGATTATCTGCAAAGGCTGCTTGCGGTTTACACGTCACGGCATGCTGAAATGGGCGCCGTGATCTCGACGGAAATGGGTGCGCCGATTGATATGGCGGTCAGTGATCAGGCCGGGGCAGGGATCAGCCACCTCAAGTCATTCATACGTGCGTTGGGTGCATTGGAATTTCAGCGGCCGTTGCGTGATGGTGTCGTGGGTCAGGATATTGCCTATGAGGCTGCCGGTGTTGCGGCATTGATCACGCCTTGGAACTGGCCGATGAACCAAGTTGTGCTAAAGGTTGGCGCGGCGCTGGCGGCGGGCTGTACAATGGTGTTGAAACCATCCGAAATCGCACCAATGTCCAGCATTCTATTTGCCGAGATGGTGCATGAGGCTGGTCTGCCTGCGGGTGTCTTTAACATGGTTAATGGCGATGGCGTCGGCGTTGGTACAATCTTGTCATCGCATTCCGATATTGATGTTGTATCCTTTACCGGATCGACAAGGGCTGGCGTTCTGATCAGCAAGGCCGCGGCTGATACAGTGAAAACCGTGTCGCTGGAGCTTGGTGGAAAATCGCCAAATCTGGTGTTTGATGATTGCGATGTTGAGGCGGCGGTGCGCCGTGGCGCGGCTTTTTGCTTTAACAATACTGGCCAGTCCTGTAACGCCGCAACGCGGATGCTGGTGCAGCGTAATGTCTATGATCAGGCGGTTGAGTTTGCTGCGTCTGAGGCGGCAGCCACCAAGGTTGACCTGCCGTCTAATTCAGGCAATCACATTGGCCCATTGGTATCTGAGGCACAATTTGACAAGGTGCAGAAATTAATCCAGTCGGGCATTGATGAAGGCGCAAGGCTGGCGGCCGGCGGTGTTGGACGCCCAGAAGGGATGAATCGTGGCTGGTTTGTAAAGCCAACTGTTTTTGCCGACGCAACACCGGAAATGACCATTATTCGTGAGGAAATCTTTGGCCCGGTTTTAGCAATGATGCCGTTTGACACCGAGGAAGAGGCGATTGCCATGGCCAATGATACACCATACGGTCTGGCTGCCTATATTCAGACCGGAGATATGGATCGTGCGCGCCGCGTCGCGGCTAGATTGCGGGCGGGGATGATTCAGGTGAACGGTGCCTCGCGGGCTGCGGGCAGCCCGTTTGGCGGCTATAAACAATCAGGCGTTGGCCGTGAGGGCGGTTTTTGGGGCATTGAAGAATTTCTTGAAATCAAAACCATCAGCGGGATCGTCTAA
- a CDS encoding membrane dipeptidase has protein sequence MHLIDNLQYANWSEKIFKQMREGGVDAVHVTIAYHEMFRETVANVEQWNRWFERYTELIFHGTTGDDVRRAKREGRTAIFFGFQNPSPIEDDIGLVEIWHSLGVRFMQLTYNNQSLLATGCYEDEDSGVTRMGRQVIKEMNRVGMVVDMSHSAERSTLDAIDISERPVAITHANPYFWHPAKRNKSDDVLRALGQSGGMLGFSLYPHHLKNKSDCSLESFCEMIARTADLMGIDNIGIGSDLCQDQPDSIVEWMRVGRWTKEIDYGEGSASDAGFPPMPSWFEDNRHFGAITAGLEKYGFSKDDTAAVMGENWLRFYDENFGPQTP, from the coding sequence ATGCATCTTATCGACAATCTGCAATATGCCAATTGGTCAGAAAAAATCTTCAAGCAAATGCGTGAAGGCGGCGTTGATGCGGTTCATGTTACAATTGCCTATCATGAGATGTTTCGTGAAACCGTGGCCAATGTCGAACAATGGAACCGGTGGTTTGAGCGCTATACTGAGCTGATTTTTCACGGGACTACCGGCGATGATGTGCGGCGCGCAAAACGCGAGGGCCGAACTGCGATCTTTTTCGGCTTTCAAAATCCCTCACCGATTGAGGATGACATTGGCCTCGTTGAAATCTGGCATAGCCTTGGCGTTCGCTTTATGCAACTGACCTATAATAATCAGTCACTGCTTGCGACTGGCTGTTATGAGGATGAGGATAGCGGCGTCACGCGCATGGGGCGGCAGGTCATAAAAGAGATGAACCGCGTTGGCATGGTCGTCGATATGAGCCATTCAGCCGAGCGATCGACATTAGATGCAATTGATATTTCCGAGCGGCCCGTTGCCATTACCCATGCCAACCCTTATTTCTGGCACCCGGCAAAGCGCAATAAATCTGATGATGTGCTTCGTGCCCTTGGACAATCTGGCGGTATGCTGGGCTTTTCATTATATCCGCATCACCTGAAAAACAAATCTGATTGCAGCCTCGAGAGCTTTTGCGAGATGATTGCACGCACCGCCGATTTAATGGGCATTGACAATATTGGCATCGGATCCGATCTTTGTCAGGATCAGCCTGACAGTATTGTTGAATGGATGCGCGTCGGTCGATGGACAAAGGAAATTGATTATGGCGAAGGCTCGGCCAGCGACGCCGGTTTTCCGCCAATGCCAAGCTGGTTTGAAGATAACCGGCATTTTGGTGCGATTACCGCAGGTTTGGAAAAATATGGTTTTTCCAAAGACGACACCGCCGCCGTTATGGGAGAGAATTGGCTGCGGTTCTATGATGAAAATTTTGGCCCGCAGACACCTTGA
- a CDS encoding ABC transporter permease, protein MAKLPPYTSTGEYIWHYTFRVICGLIFLFLILPILVVLPLSFNVEPYFSFTEGMLSFDPNAYSLRWYEDILRNGMGAPDAPFSWAWLSDTWNNGQWMRAIRNSFFIGICATLLSTALGTLAAIGLSRSEMPYRRLIMSILISPMIVPLVITAAGMFYFYSQVQLSQTYLGVIMAHAVLGTPFVIITVTATLVGFDKSLVRASQSLGAGAVTTFRKVQMPLIIPGVVSGGLFAFITSFDEVVAVLFLASPEQRTIPRQMWSGIREQISPTILAVATLLVILSIILLTVLELLRRRSERLRGITSS, encoded by the coding sequence ATGGCAAAACTTCCCCCCTATACCAGTACTGGTGAATATATTTGGCATTACACATTTCGCGTGATTTGCGGGCTGATCTTTTTGTTTTTGATTCTGCCGATCCTTGTGGTTTTGCCGCTGTCATTCAATGTAGAACCCTATTTCAGCTTTACCGAGGGCATGCTGAGCTTTGATCCTAATGCCTATTCGCTACGGTGGTATGAAGATATTCTGCGGAACGGTATGGGTGCGCCTGACGCGCCGTTTAGCTGGGCGTGGCTTTCTGATACATGGAATAATGGCCAGTGGATGCGCGCTATTCGCAACAGTTTTTTCATTGGAATTTGCGCGACCTTGCTGTCAACGGCGCTTGGTACATTGGCGGCGATTGGCCTTAGCCGGTCCGAAATGCCCTATCGCCGCTTGATCATGTCAATTCTCATTTCGCCGATGATCGTGCCTTTGGTGATTACTGCAGCTGGGATGTTTTATTTCTACTCGCAAGTCCAGTTAAGCCAGACTTATCTTGGCGTGATTATGGCGCATGCGGTGCTAGGAACGCCCTTTGTAATCATTACGGTTACCGCAACGCTGGTCGGTTTTGATAAATCACTGGTGCGCGCGTCACAGTCGCTTGGTGCGGGTGCGGTGACAACGTTCCGCAAGGTGCAGATGCCGCTGATCATCCCCGGGGTGGTTTCGGGCGGATTATTTGCCTTTATCACGTCGTTTGATGAGGTGGTTGCGGTCTTGTTTCTCGCCAGTCCCGAGCAGCGCACAATCCCGCGCCAGATGTGGTCGGGTATCCGCGAGCAGATCAGCCCGACGATTTTGGCGGTTGCGACATTATTGGTGATTCTGTCGATTATTTTGCTTACTGTTCTGGAATTGCTGCGGCGGCGGTCTGAGCGTTTGCGTGGGATCACCAGCAGCTAA
- a CDS encoding SDR family NAD(P)-dependent oxidoreductase — protein MDDRKILVLTGASRGIGHATVKRFSGAGWRVITCSRHGFPENCPWEAGPEDHLQIDLSSPDDVGRGAAELLTRLDGKPLHALVNNAAISPKTSKGSRLDCHQTPLDLWQHVYQVNVFAPVMLAQRLCDPLRQGRGSIVNVTSIAGSRVHEFAGSAYATSKAALSALTREMASDFGRLGIRVNAIAPGEIKTDILSPDSEATILPQIPLGRFGSADEVADTVFFLCSDQAHYLNGAEIHVNGGQHV, from the coding sequence ATGGATGATCGGAAAATTCTGGTGCTAACCGGGGCAAGCAGGGGCATTGGTCATGCAACCGTCAAGCGTTTTTCGGGCGCTGGGTGGCGGGTGATTACCTGTTCGCGCCACGGGTTTCCGGAAAATTGTCCATGGGAGGCCGGGCCGGAGGATCACTTGCAGATTGATCTATCATCACCTGATGATGTCGGGCGCGGTGCGGCAGAATTGCTTACACGCCTCGATGGCAAGCCGCTTCATGCGCTGGTGAATAATGCGGCAATTTCGCCCAAAACGTCGAAAGGCAGCAGGCTTGATTGCCACCAAACGCCGCTAGATTTGTGGCAGCACGTCTATCAGGTTAATGTGTTTGCACCGGTTATGCTGGCGCAAAGACTGTGTGATCCGCTGCGCCAGGGGCGAGGCTCAATCGTTAATGTAACATCAATCGCCGGCAGCCGGGTGCATGAATTTGCTGGGTCTGCCTATGCCACATCAAAGGCCGCGCTTAGTGCGCTAACGCGCGAAATGGCGTCTGATTTTGGCAGGCTCGGTATTCGGGTGAATGCGATTGCGCCAGGTGAAATTAAAACTGATATTCTATCACCTGATAGTGAGGCCACGATCTTGCCGCAGATACCGCTTGGCCGGTTTGGCAGTGCAGATGAGGTTGCCGATACGGTATTTTTCCTTTGTAGTGATCAGGCACATTATTTGAATGGCGCCGAAATTCATGTGAATGGTGGACAGCACGTTTAG
- a CDS encoding DUF3726 domain-containing protein, with product MSWSLGEIGALSTKAARGCGMDWGLADEAGYAVKWLQRHQLPGIAALCRYLSWRQTGEITAWPDVTGDQGHYCPIATGAAYGDGLFGDEVEFSRMRTPLLLIPFIALRADITPITISLETVVFSLSQDGFAYSGNDTAILTAASHCRISTKIDHMPPLTRISDTDLPRVPETAAACVTVLNSFAKNTYAPATEASRLAGAGAGLSDND from the coding sequence ATGAGTTGGTCGCTTGGTGAAATTGGCGCGCTTTCCACCAAGGCTGCACGTGGCTGCGGTATGGATTGGGGGCTGGCGGACGAAGCCGGATATGCGGTGAAATGGTTGCAACGACACCAATTGCCCGGCATTGCTGCCTTGTGCCGTTATTTAAGCTGGCGGCAAACCGGCGAGATTACAGCATGGCCGGATGTGACTGGTGATCAGGGGCATTATTGTCCGATTGCCACCGGCGCCGCCTATGGTGATGGCCTCTTTGGCGATGAGGTAGAGTTCAGCCGTATGCGAACACCGTTGTTGCTGATCCCGTTTATTGCACTTCGCGCGGACATAACGCCAATTACAATATCGCTTGAGACTGTGGTTTTCAGCCTAAGCCAAGACGGATTTGCCTATTCGGGCAACGACACTGCCATTTTAACGGCCGCATCGCATTGCCGGATTTCAACGAAGATTGATCACATGCCGCCGCTGACCCGCATTAGCGACACCGATTTACCCCGCGTTCCAGAAACGGCGGCCGCTTGTGTCACGGTTTTAAACAGCTTTGCCAAAAACACCTATGCACCAGCAACCGAGGCGTCGCGCCTTGCCGGTGCCGGTGCAGGTTTAAGTGATAATGACTAA